TCGATAACTGACTCACTGCTGCATAGCGCACCCGCACATTATTATCGGTGACTAAGCCTTGAATCTTCGGGAATGCCACGGCTGGATCGAGCAGACGCAACATATTCACCCCTCGCAGGCGATCGCCATAATTTTCCGAATCCAATAATTGCTGAACTGATTCCGGGGTTACACTCATAGAATTAAAACACTCTTAATCGGGTTATCAGGAACACAGTTTAAGCCTGAGAATCGAGATCGCGCAAAATATCCCCTCTGGTGAGGATACCCACCAATTTCTGCGCCTCATCTAAAACTGGCAACCGGCGGATATTATGCTTTTGCATCACCTTGGCTGCATCGCGCAAAGAGCGATCGCCAGTAACCGAGATGGGGCGATCGCTCATCACCTCACCCACCGTCAACCCCATTGCCTTGCGTAAATCCTTCTCATAGGTTGAGGGATTTTCCAAATAAATCACACTATCCAACAACATGATATAAGGCGGCGGCTCCACTCCCGTTTCCTGCCACATCA
This sequence is a window from Roseofilum capinflatum BLCC-M114. Protein-coding genes within it:
- a CDS encoding CBS domain-containing protein: MPKTVADVMTKDPLVVRPDTSLKEAIHLLVEHRISGLPVVDAEHKLIGVISEADLMWQETGVEPPPYIMLLDSVIYLENPSTYEKDLRKAMGLTVGEVMSDRPISVTGDRSLRDAAKVMQKHNIRRLPVLDEAQKLVGILTRGDILRDLDSQA